One window from the genome of Thermus sediminis encodes:
- a CDS encoding carbohydrate ABC transporter permease, producing the protein MRLNARTLEGLYALLLLLPFLFTLGVFFLYAFLRAVYFSFTDYDLFSPPQFVGLANYLRLLEDPLFLRALWHTLAYSLVVTVLQTFFALLLATALNQPLRGITAFRTVYYLPSVVSTAAASLLLLWLFQRTGLVNQGLSLLLAYLPHLLALALIFALVQGGQVLWERRRGAPTGFWDPALALISLPLALLGVYALGFLGLVGPREVRVEIPWLPTTATFLGIPYPLWAIILMNTYTTIPTFMVLFLAGLKGIPKTLYEAAALDGATPWTMFRRITVPLLRPVLFLVITLGLIGTLQLFDQVLFVGGSGGAPLEATVTLAYYVYGNVFPSGATPRVGLASAAALFLAGLTLLVVLLQRRLGVSERGWG; encoded by the coding sequence ATGCGCCTGAATGCCCGCACCCTCGAGGGCCTCTACGCCCTCCTCCTCCTCCTTCCCTTCCTCTTCACCCTGGGGGTCTTCTTCCTCTACGCCTTCCTGCGCGCGGTCTACTTCAGCTTCACGGACTACGACCTCTTCTCCCCGCCCCAGTTCGTGGGCCTCGCCAACTACCTCCGCCTCCTGGAGGACCCCCTCTTCCTGAGGGCCCTCTGGCACACCCTGGCCTACAGCCTGGTGGTGACCGTCCTGCAGACCTTCTTCGCCCTCCTCCTGGCCACAGCCCTGAACCAGCCCCTAAGGGGGATCACCGCCTTCCGGACCGTCTACTACCTGCCCTCGGTGGTCTCCACCGCCGCCGCCAGCCTGCTCCTCCTCTGGCTCTTCCAGCGCACAGGCCTGGTGAACCAGGGGCTTTCCCTCCTCCTCGCCTACCTCCCCCACCTCCTGGCCCTGGCCCTGATCTTCGCCCTGGTCCAAGGAGGACAGGTGCTTTGGGAGAGGAGGAGGGGCGCCCCCACGGGGTTCTGGGACCCCGCCCTGGCCCTGATCAGCCTGCCCCTGGCCCTCCTCGGGGTCTACGCCCTGGGGTTTTTGGGCCTGGTCGGGCCCCGGGAGGTGCGGGTGGAGATCCCCTGGCTCCCCACCACGGCCACCTTCCTGGGCATCCCCTACCCCCTTTGGGCCATCATCCTCATGAACACCTACACCACCATCCCCACCTTCATGGTCCTCTTCCTGGCCGGCCTCAAGGGCATCCCCAAGACCCTCTACGAGGCAGCGGCCCTGGACGGGGCTACCCCTTGGACCATGTTCCGCCGCATCACCGTACCCCTCCTGCGGCCGGTCCTCTTCCTGGTGATCACCTTAGGCCTCATCGGCACCCTGCAGCTCTTTGACCAGGTGCTCTTCGTGGGCGGCTCGGGCGGGGCCCCCCTCGAGGCCACGGTCACCCTGGCCTACTACGTCTACGGCAACGTCTTCCCCTCGGGGGCCACGCCCCGGGTGGGCCTGGCCTCGGCAGCAGCCCTCTTCCTGGCGGGGCTCACCCTTCTCGTGGTCCTCCTGCAGCGCCGCCTCGGCGTGAGCGAGAGGGGGTGGGGGTAA